The genomic DNA CAGGTCGGCGGTGAGATCCACATCGTCATGGAAGCCGGCCCCGAGATGGGTAAGTACCAGGGCACCCGCTGGCCGATGGCCGGTACTTTCACCCGCGTCGACCCGACCACGGACCTGGCCTACGAGGCGCGCTCGTGGACCGAGGGCGAAGAGGAGGCCACCACCATCCACCACACCAACGTCGTCACCCTGAGCGAAGAGGCGGGGACGACGACGGTGCGCCTGCAGGTCACGATCACCAAGATCGGGCCCAAGGCCAAGCTGGCGGCGTTCGGCATGAAATGGGGCTACAAGGCACAGCTCGACAAGCTGGATACGTTGCTGCGCAAGTGATCTAGCGCGACGCCACCAAGCCGTCGATCAGCAGATCCACCAGGCGGGCGGACTGCTCGGCGTCACCGCTGGCCAGGAAGATGCCCAACAGGCTCGACACCACGTCGTCCGGGCGGACGTCGGCACGCAGGCTGCCCTCGGCGACACCGGCTTCCAGCAGGAT from Mycolicibacterium tokaiense includes the following:
- a CDS encoding SRPBCC family protein — encoded protein: MLLQLLKPKNLNFERSYPAPIDAVWRAWTDAEMLRLWWGPEKTTVPDCRVQAQVGGEIHIVMEAGPEMGKYQGTRWPMAGTFTRVDPTTDLAYEARSWTEGEEEATTIHHTNVVTLSEEAGTTTVRLQVTITKIGPKAKLAAFGMKWGYKAQLDKLDTLLRK